One Catillopecten margaritatus gill symbiont DNA window includes the following coding sequences:
- the hupB_1 gene encoding DNA-binding protein HU-beta: MNKSDLIDAIASATELSKADAGRALNATTDAITGALSAGDNVAITGFGSFLVRDRAARTGRNPQTGAAIQIKASKSPAFKAGKALKEAVN; encoded by the coding sequence ATGAACAAGTCAGACTTAATTGATGCAATTGCATCAGCAACAGAGCTTTCTAAGGCAGACGCAGGTCGTGCATTAAATGCAACAACAGATGCAATCACAGGTGCTTTATCAGCAGGTGATAATGTTGCAATTACTGGTTTTGGTAGTTTTCTAGTGAGAGATCGTGCAGCGCGTACAGGTCGTAATCCACAGACAGGTGCAGCGATTCAAATTAAAGCTTCTAAGTCACCAGCATTCAAAGCAGGAAAAGCATTAAAAGAAGCGGTAAACTAA
- the ppiD gene encoding Peptidyl-prolyl cis-trans isomerase D, which yields MLSSIKDKIKGWVAYVIIALIIVPFALFGVSEYFTGASNVVVASIDGEEVSKEVFLSEFNTQKRRLQQELGKEYTPEIDRAVKMQVINSMINRRLLGQLADKLGHTTTQRELQVFIQASNAFNVEGKFSVDRYRQLLRLNGFSDVEYEALRARELAQNQIKYNFLDSAFMVPSALKRVQLLNDQERQFDYISLNVKDHSKEIEVDAKNVKEFYEIQKQTFTEPQKVKVDFVELSFKQVAKNIKVTDDALFNFYEDEKMRFTDEEERRVQHILVESEKLANTLVTDLKKGGDFSKLAVKYSMDTGSKDKGGDLGFFTLGVMVPEFEAKAFSMKAGEVSAPVKTDFGYHVIKLIEIKAGAVKSFEKARAELTELYTEREVQKSIYKLTDDLSGLAYETSLEEIASQMNLKLKTSVFFPQNSKDYNAKFVAAAYSDAVLNKNENSTPIETSKDKLVVLRINSKIAQRQKSFEEVKAGIVKHLTGLWAKVFIDYIANKIAVALNKGDLKTAKKLIKDNKLEWKKIGWVSRDSKRADIGIINSVFSLSKPSKNAIYAAKKMSSEQSIVLKLSAVKSPENAINTALANALLNSEVDEVFKSILTTLRKDTDIEIFADNL from the coding sequence ATGCTAAGTTCCATTAAAGACAAAATCAAAGGTTGGGTTGCTTATGTTATTATTGCTTTAATCATTGTCCCATTTGCTTTATTTGGTGTTAGTGAATATTTCACGGGCGCCTCAAATGTTGTAGTCGCATCAATTGATGGAGAGGAGGTCTCTAAAGAGGTGTTTTTATCAGAGTTTAATACTCAGAAAAGGCGTTTGCAGCAAGAGCTAGGTAAGGAATATACACCTGAAATTGATCGGGCAGTAAAAATGCAAGTTATTAATTCAATGATTAATAGGCGCTTGTTGGGGCAATTGGCAGACAAGTTAGGTCATACGACGACACAACGCGAATTACAAGTGTTTATTCAAGCGAGCAATGCGTTTAATGTTGAAGGTAAATTTTCTGTAGATAGATATAGGCAATTACTCAGATTAAATGGTTTTTCAGATGTGGAATATGAAGCTTTGCGAGCTAGAGAGTTGGCGCAGAATCAGATTAAGTACAATTTTTTAGATTCTGCTTTTATGGTGCCATCGGCTTTGAAGCGTGTGCAGTTATTAAACGATCAGGAGCGACAGTTTGATTACATTTCATTAAATGTTAAAGACCACTCTAAAGAGATAGAGGTGGATGCCAAAAATGTCAAAGAGTTTTATGAAATACAAAAACAAACATTTACCGAACCCCAAAAAGTAAAAGTTGACTTTGTTGAATTGTCATTTAAGCAAGTGGCTAAAAATATCAAGGTGACTGACGATGCATTGTTTAATTTTTATGAGGATGAGAAAATGCGTTTTACGGATGAAGAAGAACGCAGAGTTCAGCATATTTTGGTTGAGTCTGAGAAATTAGCAAACACCCTTGTTACAGATCTTAAAAAAGGAGGCGATTTTTCTAAGTTAGCCGTCAAATACTCAATGGACACAGGGTCAAAAGATAAGGGCGGTGATTTAGGATTTTTTACTTTAGGAGTAATGGTGCCTGAATTTGAAGCCAAAGCATTCAGTATGAAAGCAGGTGAAGTGAGTGCACCAGTTAAGACGGATTTTGGTTATCATGTTATTAAATTGATTGAAATTAAAGCGGGTGCTGTTAAATCATTTGAGAAGGCGCGTGCTGAGTTAACTGAACTTTATACTGAGCGTGAGGTGCAGAAGTCAATTTACAAGCTGACCGATGATCTTAGTGGTTTGGCATATGAAACAAGCTTGGAGGAAATCGCTTCACAGATGAATTTGAAACTTAAAACTTCTGTATTCTTCCCACAAAACAGTAAAGATTACAATGCCAAGTTTGTGGCAGCAGCTTATAGTGATGCAGTCTTAAATAAAAATGAGAATTCCACACCGATTGAGACAAGCAAAGACAAACTTGTCGTATTAAGAATTAACAGTAAAATTGCACAAAGGCAAAAATCTTTTGAAGAGGTAAAGGCTGGAATTGTTAAGCATTTAACAGGTTTATGGGCAAAAGTTTTTATTGACTATATTGCTAATAAAATTGCAGTTGCTTTAAATAAGGGAGACTTAAAAACTGCGAAAAAATTAATTAAAGATAATAAGCTTGAGTGGAAAAAAATTGGTTGGGTTTCAAGAGACTCAAAACGGGCGGATATTGGCATTATTAACAGTGTATTTTCCTTGTCAAAACCAAGTAAAAATGCAATCTATGCAGCAAAAAAAATGAGCTCAGAGCAGTCCATTGTATTAAAATTATCAGCAGTTAAATCGCCTGAGAATGCAATAAATACTGCATTGGCAAATGCATTGCTTAATTCAGAAGTTGATGAAGTGTTTAAGAGTATTTTGACAACATTGCGTAAAGATACAGATATAGAAATCTTTGCAGATAATTTATAA
- the lspA gene encoding Lipoprotein signal peptidase: MTLSKYYSIAIILIALDQLSKIFVANTMEYQSIIVVTEFLSWHHVRNYGAAFSFLANQDGWQTYFFSTLSFVVSIVLIIWIKRTPLTEKYELFALSFILSGAVGNLIDRVAYGFVIDFIDVHYQDFYWPVFNVADIAISIGVALLLLSGFKK, encoded by the coding sequence ATGACACTCAGTAAATATTACAGCATCGCCATCATCTTAATTGCACTTGACCAATTGAGCAAAATTTTCGTCGCAAACACAATGGAATACCAAAGCATCATTGTCGTGACCGAATTTCTCAGTTGGCATCATGTGCGTAATTACGGCGCCGCTTTTAGTTTCTTAGCCAACCAAGACGGCTGGCAAACCTATTTTTTCTCCACCCTGTCTTTTGTCGTTAGCATCGTGTTGATTATTTGGATAAAAAGAACCCCCCTCACCGAAAAATACGAACTGTTCGCATTAAGTTTCATCTTGTCAGGTGCCGTCGGTAATCTGATTGACAGAGTCGCTTACGGCTTCGTCATTGATTTTATCGATGTCCATTATCAAGATTTTTATTGGCCGGTGTTTAATGTGGCGGATATTGCCATTAGTATCGGCGTGGCATTATTGTTATTATCGGGATTTAAAAAATAA
- the fabI gene encoding Enoyl-[acyl-carrier-protein] reductase [NADH] FabI, translating into MLLYQTGIIMGFLTGKKALIVGVASNRSIAWGIAEAMAKQGCEIALTYQNEKLQKRVDKCAVVCNSNIVIPCDVGTDAGIEETFSELKKHWDNFDILVHSVAFAPREALDGNYVEATTRENFATAHDISSYSFTALAKAANPMLNENGALLTVSYLGAIRAIPNYNVMGVAKASLEANVRYMAAAMGPEKGIRVNAVSAGPIKTLAASGIKDFGKLLDYAADSSALKRNVTTEEVGNAAAFLCSDLASGITGEITYIDSGYNFYDKGPE; encoded by the coding sequence TTGTTACTTTATCAAACAGGGATTATTATGGGATTTTTAACAGGAAAAAAAGCATTAATTGTAGGCGTTGCCTCTAACCGTTCAATTGCATGGGGCATTGCCGAAGCAATGGCAAAACAGGGGTGTGAAATTGCACTGACTTATCAGAATGAAAAACTACAAAAACGCGTGGATAAATGTGCCGTTGTTTGCAACTCTAATATCGTCATCCCTTGTGATGTCGGCACTGATGCAGGTATTGAGGAAACTTTCAGCGAACTTAAAAAACATTGGGACAATTTTGATATTTTGGTTCATTCTGTTGCCTTTGCCCCTCGTGAAGCACTGGATGGCAACTATGTTGAAGCCACTACCCGTGAAAATTTTGCCACCGCCCACGACATCAGCTCTTACAGTTTCACCGCCTTAGCCAAGGCTGCCAACCCAATGTTAAATGAAAATGGTGCCTTATTAACCGTGAGTTATTTGGGTGCAATTCGTGCCATTCCTAACTACAATGTGATGGGCGTTGCCAAAGCCTCACTTGAAGCCAATGTGCGCTATATGGCAGCAGCAATGGGGCCCGAAAAAGGCATTCGTGTCAACGCCGTATCCGCAGGTCCAATCAAAACTTTGGCAGCCTCAGGTATTAAAGATTTTGGTAAATTATTAGACTACGCCGCCGATTCATCCGCCCTAAAACGCAATGTGACTACCGAGGAAGTTGGTAATGCTGCTGCATTCTTATGTTCTGATTTGGCATCGGGTATTACAGGTGAAATTACTTATATCGACTCAGGTTACAATTTTTACGACAAAGGTCCTGAATAA
- the recJ_1 gene encoding Single-stranded-DNA-specific exonuclease RecJ encodes MLTRKIDETLLASYSDDIPSFLKKIYAARSVTESQLALGLPKLLTPNFEQLTIAHTLLTQALNEQKRILIVGDFDCDGATASVVAVKSLRLMGAKYADFLVPNRTKHGYGLSPEIVELAIKEKQPDLIITVDNGISSFDGVTLAKASGIDVIITDHHLPSKSVPKADAIINPNLNDCDFPSKNLAGVGVCFYLFSSLKTHLQKHDYFANNNIPLPDLRTVLDLVALGTVADVVKLDQNNRILIAEGLSASAPNYVHPVFWHY; translated from the coding sequence ATGCTAACGAGAAAAATAGATGAAACTTTGTTGGCGTCCTATTCCGATGATATTCCAAGTTTTTTAAAGAAAATTTACGCAGCCCGCAGCGTAACAGAATCGCAATTAGCCTTAGGATTGCCAAAATTGTTAACCCCTAATTTTGAGCAGTTAACGATTGCACATACTTTGCTAACGCAGGCATTAAATGAGCAAAAACGCATTTTAATCGTTGGCGATTTTGATTGTGATGGAGCAACTGCATCGGTAGTTGCGGTTAAATCATTGCGATTAATGGGGGCAAAATATGCTGATTTTTTAGTGCCAAATCGCACCAAACACGGCTACGGACTCAGCCCCGAAATTGTTGAATTAGCGATTAAAGAAAAACAACCCGATTTAATTATCACTGTGGACAATGGCATTTCAAGTTTTGATGGTGTGACATTAGCCAAAGCATCGGGTATTGATGTCATTATTACTGATCATCACCTGCCGAGTAAATCCGTGCCTAAGGCAGATGCGATTATCAATCCTAATCTTAATGACTGCGATTTTCCAAGCAAAAATTTAGCAGGGGTTGGTGTTTGTTTTTATCTATTTTCATCACTAAAAACCCACTTGCAAAAGCACGATTATTTTGCTAATAACAATATTCCACTACCCGATTTACGCACTGTTTTAGATTTAGTCGCACTCGGCACAGTCGCCGATGTTGTTAAGTTAGACCAAAATAATCGCATCCTAATTGCAGAGGGATTAAGCGCATCCGCACCAAATTATGTTCACCCGGTATTTTGGCATTATTAG
- the thiO gene encoding Glycine oxidase: MSDCIIIGGGVIGMMSARTLAMSGASVTLIDQRACGKESSWAGGGIISPLYPWMYSDVVNELSRASQGVYEELCATLFADTGIDTEYVRSGLLMMDEYDRYEAIDWMDVHQVSAEKHPKGALFSRVAQVRNPRLLKALKADILRRGVEIVEWTKVDELMIENDKVLGVQTENKKYYGDNTLICGGAWSSALLDEQNEVYPVKGQMIVVQSKPDTLKHIVLDKGRYLIPRKDGRILIGSTTENVGFDRSLSEQVGAELLKFATDRFPALQGASIEHHWSGFRPASKSGVVIKKYEKLDSLYINTGHLRNGLNMAPESANRITALIKGCPKC; this comes from the coding sequence ATGAGTGATTGCATTATCATCGGCGGTGGTGTGATTGGGATGATGAGTGCCCGCACTTTGGCAATGTCAGGGGCGAGTGTCACTTTGATTGACCAACGAGCCTGTGGCAAAGAGTCTTCGTGGGCGGGTGGGGGTATTATCAGCCCGCTGTATCCGTGGATGTATAGCGATGTGGTGAATGAGTTGAGTAGGGCGTCTCAGGGGGTTTATGAGGAACTTTGTGCGACTTTGTTTGCAGATACGGGGATTGATACTGAATATGTGCGCTCTGGGTTGTTGATGATGGATGAATATGACAGGTATGAGGCGATTGATTGGATGGATGTGCATCAAGTCAGTGCGGAAAAACACCCTAAAGGGGCGTTGTTTTCAAGGGTTGCGCAAGTGCGTAATCCTCGGTTGTTGAAAGCGCTTAAGGCTGATATTTTAAGGCGGGGTGTGGAGATTGTTGAATGGACCAAAGTGGACGAATTAATGATTGAAAATGACAAAGTGCTTGGGGTTCAAACTGAAAACAAAAAATATTATGGCGACAATACCCTTATCTGTGGCGGCGCGTGGAGTTCTGCTTTGTTGGATGAACAAAACGAGGTTTATCCCGTTAAAGGGCAGATGATTGTGGTTCAATCCAAGCCCGATACGCTGAAACATATTGTGCTTGATAAGGGCAGGTATTTGATTCCTAGAAAAGACGGACGCATTTTGATTGGGTCCACCACTGAAAATGTCGGCTTTGATAGGAGTTTGAGCGAGCAGGTGGGTGCTGAATTGCTTAAATTTGCTACCGATAGGTTTCCAGCGTTGCAAGGGGCGAGTATTGAGCATCATTGGTCGGGTTTTAGGCCAGCGAGTAAATCGGGGGTGGTGATTAAAAAATATGAGAAATTAGATAGCCTATATATTAATACGGGGCATCTGCGTAATGGGCTGAATATGGCGCCTGAAAGTGCGAATAGAATTACGGCGTTGATTAAAGGGTGCCCTAAATGCTAA
- a CDS encoding Folate-biopterin transporter, protein MLDILLTPIKAMRLRYVPLLLIYFAYGSSVFTAIAENFWVKDTLDMSAADLAELGIWIMVPWTIKMIFGSLVDSVLIFGSNRKSYVYIGALLITISSLLMIAVVGDYPIVAEFSKKSVYILASVIAVFGFVIQDVVADTMSTEVVDKNQTEEEINQELATIQVLARLSLGFAIFITGWIGGELAAVFKDNREMVFIIALFTPILSIIGVTLVKLNAVPVSPINKQVLFGGLIFALFVVAMGYSEVPYSQEIVFVISISIVLYLLNDLIGDLSEDAIRHIKMAMIIIFVYRAMPSVGASLQWWQIDVLGFDESFFAKLSAIGGGIALAGMWFSAKFIVKRDIAEVLIFLTIIGTLLSLPIVAMYYDIHTMLGIDARTVALVDTALASPFDYIAQVLMLTLVAIYAPEGKKGTWFALMASLMNIALSAGGLLTKYLNKIFIVSREVTTDGVITTAQDYSQLGDLLWVVVLASFIIPIVVIIKYNPSKA, encoded by the coding sequence ATGTTAGATATTTTACTAACCCCGATTAAGGCAATGCGTTTGCGCTATGTCCCCCTGCTTTTAATTTATTTTGCCTATGGTAGTAGCGTTTTTACGGCAATTGCTGAGAATTTTTGGGTAAAAGATACCTTGGATATGAGTGCGGCAGACTTAGCAGAGTTAGGAATTTGGATAATGGTGCCGTGGACAATTAAGATGATTTTTGGCTCGCTGGTGGACAGTGTGTTGATTTTTGGCTCTAATCGAAAATCTTATGTTTACATTGGTGCTTTACTGATTACCATTAGTTCTTTGCTAATGATTGCGGTGGTGGGCGATTATCCGATTGTGGCAGAATTTTCTAAAAAAAGCGTGTATATTCTTGCCAGTGTGATTGCCGTTTTTGGCTTTGTGATACAAGATGTGGTGGCAGATACGATGAGTACCGAGGTGGTGGATAAAAATCAAACCGAGGAAGAAATTAATCAAGAATTAGCCACCATCCAAGTATTGGCACGCTTATCACTAGGCTTTGCGATTTTTATCACTGGTTGGATTGGCGGTGAATTAGCAGCCGTCTTTAAAGATAATCGGGAAATGGTATTCATCATCGCTTTATTTACGCCGATATTATCCATCATCGGCGTAACCTTGGTGAAATTGAATGCTGTGCCCGTTTCCCCGATTAACAAACAGGTGCTATTTGGTGGCTTGATTTTTGCATTATTTGTGGTAGCAATGGGCTACTCTGAGGTGCCGTATTCACAAGAAATTGTATTTGTGATTTCCATCAGCATCGTTTTGTATTTACTCAATGATTTGATTGGTGATTTGAGCGAAGATGCCATTCGCCATATTAAAATGGCAATGATTATTATTTTTGTCTATCGAGCAATGCCATCGGTGGGTGCGTCTTTGCAATGGTGGCAGATTGATGTATTGGGTTTTGATGAGTCATTTTTTGCCAAATTATCAGCCATTGGTGGCGGTATCGCCTTGGCAGGGATGTGGTTCAGTGCCAAATTCATTGTTAAACGCGACATTGCCGAAGTGCTGATTTTCTTAACCATTATCGGCACGCTTTTGTCATTACCAATTGTAGCAATGTATTACGACATACACACAATGCTTGGAATTGATGCCCGCACAGTAGCATTGGTGGATACCGCACTGGCATCGCCTTTTGATTATATTGCACAAGTATTAATGCTGACTTTAGTCGCCATTTACGCACCCGAAGGCAAAAAAGGCACCTGGTTTGCCTTAATGGCATCACTGATGAACATTGCACTCTCAGCAGGCGGTTTGCTCACCAAATACTTAAATAAAATCTTTATTGTCAGCCGTGAAGTAACCACCGATGGCGTCATAACCACCGCACAAGATTATTCCCAACTCGGCGATTTATTGTGGGTTGTAGTTTTGGCAAGTTTCATCATTCCAATCGTCGTTATTATCAAATACAACCCGAGCAAAGCATGA
- the mdcG gene encoding Phosphoribosyl-dephospho-CoA transferase → MNLSDFGKHSVKDIKKSLITEAYKEFGVPKVITRISINLLDATLKSNLENNKQKLIQKAKKYKSIERLLRWLLEKIQGKKPKDTLKDLNTETLFEGLKVLEESIIQGVSWNPTLTLGESSGDIEGDVIRQLNAHNRYHTYIGREKDKQILQTFLEQDSAFSWMGITGGAGSGKTRFAYEVGHIAQKNCWRVGFLEKKSLKNLEQLQNWQPIVPTLIFIDYAKDHADEVQELLSALSAQQWNDGVLVRLVLIDRYGFEITAGVQKKEEIGGKRFTQFENEIQSDNLILSPLSDSEIKALIRVFPNIDVEQIVTYIKEKNYHIRPLYILLSCLQLDGNKQKSIEDILGRLIERQGKKPWDTHNDENAVETAQAIQIATLFGEFTFQDFTAISVKINNHSKKQKITTAAAKITRYEDDILRPLEPDLLGEYFVLALMGFLNKRELPLHSTLFEKDLIYYVACIKRCYDDFPEKLEELSKSLIDPLPNDLKQNISEYIKPNAQKLFEDHLSAILTNDIKTAREFFNKLTALAKTNPNNSEIQLTLAKGTVNWLNGLNKNPANFEEARTVFTQLQTLAETNPNNSEIQLRLTKGAVNWLSGLNKNPANFEEARTVFTQLQTLAKANPNNSEIQLELAKGAFNWLNGLNKNPADFEEARTVFTQLQTLAETNTNNSEIQLTLAKATVNWLNGLNKNPANFEEARTVFTQLQTLAKTNPNNSEIQLELAKGAFNWLSGLNKNPADFEEARTVFTQLQTLAETNTNNSEIQLELAKGAFNWLNGLNKNPADFEEARTVFTQLQTLAKTNPNNSEIQLELAKGAVNWLSGLNKNSNTIPNNEIKQVEKVLLGALSDLVQQVESFKPEFAQELWQVLTAFKQIQALKEVAQDLQQAIQTHFSS, encoded by the coding sequence ATGAACTTATCAGACTTTGGCAAACACAGCGTCAAAGACATTAAAAAAAGTCTAATCACAGAAGCCTACAAAGAGTTCGGAGTGCCAAAAGTTATTACTCGTATTAGTATAAATTTATTAGATGCCACTCTCAAATCTAATTTAGAAAACAACAAGCAAAAACTCATTCAAAAGGCGAAAAAATATAAATCTATTGAGCGTTTATTGCGTTGGCTTTTAGAAAAGATACAAGGAAAAAAACCCAAAGACACATTAAAAGATTTAAACACCGAAACACTTTTTGAGGGGTTAAAAGTGTTAGAAGAAAGTATTATTCAAGGGGTTTCTTGGAATCCAACCTTAACACTCGGCGAATCATCCGGAGATATTGAAGGTGATGTCATTCGGCAATTAAATGCCCACAACCGATATCATACTTATATTGGCAGAGAGAAAGACAAACAAATATTACAAACATTTTTAGAACAAGACAGTGCATTTTCGTGGATGGGTATTACTGGTGGTGCGGGAAGTGGCAAGACCCGCTTTGCCTACGAAGTGGGTCATATTGCCCAGAAAAACTGTTGGCGTGTTGGATTTTTGGAAAAAAAGAGTCTAAAAAACTTGGAGCAGTTGCAAAATTGGCAACCCATTGTCCCAACCTTAATTTTTATTGATTACGCCAAAGACCATGCAGATGAAGTGCAGGAATTATTGAGTGCTTTATCTGCTCAACAGTGGAATGATGGCGTGTTAGTGCGTTTGGTGTTGATTGATAGATATGGTTTTGAGATAACTGCGGGTGTGCAAAAGAAAGAGGAAATAGGGGGGAAGCGTTTTACTCAGTTTGAGAATGAAATACAATCGGATAATTTAATATTATCACCTTTATCAGATTCAGAGATTAAGGCATTAATTAGGGTATTTCCAAATATTGATGTTGAGCAAATTGTTACTTATATTAAGGAAAAGAACTATCACATACGCCCATTATATATTTTGTTGTCCTGTTTACAGTTGGATGGAAATAAACAGAAAAGCATAGAGGATATTTTAGGGCGTTTGATTGAACGACAAGGGAAAAAGCCTTGGGATACGCATAACGATGAAAATGCGGTTGAGACTGCACAAGCCATTCAAATTGCTACTTTATTTGGTGAATTCACATTCCAAGATTTTACAGCCATCAGTGTTAAGATTAATAATCATAGCAAGAAGCAAAAAATTACAACAGCTGCCGCTAAAATTACGAGGTATGAAGATGATATATTAAGACCTTTGGAGCCTGATTTACTGGGTGAGTATTTTGTGCTGGCATTGATGGGTTTTTTAAACAAGCGAGAGTTACCACTTCATTCAACTTTATTCGAAAAAGATTTAATTTATTATGTGGCGTGCATTAAGCGTTGCTATGATGATTTTCCAGAAAAATTAGAAGAACTATCTAAGTCTTTAATTGACCCATTGCCCAATGATTTAAAACAAAACATTAGCGAATATATAAAACCCAATGCTCAAAAATTATTTGAAGACCATTTATCTGCCATATTAACAAATGACATCAAAACAGCGAGAGAATTTTTTAATAAACTAACAGCCTTAGCCAAAACTAACCCTAACAATAGCGAAATTCAATTAACACTTGCCAAGGGTACAGTTAATTGGCTCAATGGCTTGAATAAAAACCCAGCCAACTTTGAAGAGGCACGCACCGTGTTCACACAATTACAAACTTTAGCCGAAACCAACCCTAACAATAGCGAAATTCAATTAAGACTTACCAAGGGTGCAGTTAATTGGCTCAGTGGCTTGAATAAAAACCCAGCCAACTTTGAAGAGGCGCGCACCGTGTTCACACAATTACAAACCTTAGCCAAAGCTAATCCTAACAATAGCGAAATTCAATTAGAACTTGCCAAGGGTGCATTTAATTGGCTCAATGGCTTGAATAAAAACCCAGCCGACTTTGAAGAGGCACGCACTGTGTTCACACAATTACAAACCTTAGCCGAAACTAACACTAACAATAGCGAAATTCAATTAACACTTGCCAAGGCTACAGTTAATTGGCTCAATGGCTTGAATAAAAACCCAGCCAACTTTGAAGAGGCACGCACCGTGTTCACACAATTACAAACCTTAGCCAAAACTAACCCTAACAATAGCGAAATTCAATTAGAACTTGCCAAGGGTGCATTTAATTGGCTCAGTGGCTTGAATAAAAACCCAGCCGACTTTGAAGAGGCACGCACCGTGTTCACACAATTACAAACCTTAGCCGAAACTAACACTAACAATAGCGAAATTCAATTAGAACTTGCCAAGGGTGCATTTAATTGGCTCAATGGCTTGAATAAAAACCCAGCCGACTTTGAAGAGGCACGCACTGTGTTCACACAATTACAAACCTTAGCCAAAACTAACCCTAACAATAGCGAAATTCAATTAGAACTTGCCAAGGGTGCAGTTAATTGGCTCAGTGGCTTGAATAAAAACTCAAATACAATACCTAACAATGAAATTAAACAAGTAGAAAAGGTTTTATTGGGTGCTCTATCGGACTTAGTGCAACAAGTTGAATCTTTTAAACCTGAGTTTGCACAAGAGTTGTGGCAGGTGCTTACAGCTTTTAAACAAATACAAGCATTAAAAGAAGTTGCACAAGATTTACAACAAGCCATCCAAACACATTTTTCATCATGA
- the ccmE gene encoding Cytochrome c-type biogenesis protein CcmE, producing the protein MTKRQNRMVLVAVLIAGAILAVTLLFQALGSNTNYFYSPTEVAEGKAPTGKSFRLGGLVAVGSFKREDLKSTFDVTDNKNKFTIQYTGILPDLFREGQGIITTGSLKDEIFVATEVLAKHDENYMPPEVADALEKAKK; encoded by the coding sequence ATGACTAAAAGACAAAACAGAATGGTGTTAGTAGCCGTGTTAATAGCTGGTGCGATACTGGCAGTAACGCTGTTATTTCAAGCACTTGGTAGTAACACTAATTACTTTTATTCGCCGACAGAAGTGGCAGAAGGTAAAGCGCCAACGGGTAAGAGTTTCCGCTTAGGTGGCTTGGTGGCTGTTGGCAGTTTTAAGCGTGAGGATTTAAAATCCACTTTTGATGTAACCGATAATAAAAATAAATTCACTATTCAATACACAGGTATCTTGCCCGATTTGTTCAGAGAAGGGCAAGGTATTATTACCACAGGTTCTTTGAAGGATGAGATTTTTGTGGCAACCGAAGTATTGGCAAAACACGATGAAAATTATATGCCACCAGAAGTAGCAGATGCCTTGGAAAAGGCTAAGAAATAA
- the dsbE gene encoding Thiol:disulfide interchange protein DsbE yields the protein MGKFLPLVVFVVLAWFLYNGLGRDTRKLPSPLIGKSFPSLEVEDFQTGEKFPLQSRLKNKVSMVNIWASWCVTCRVEHKMLNNIAKWSDVQMVGVNYKDTKKEGERFLEILGNPFDFIVFDDKGKLGLELGVYATPETFIIDKNGVIQFKRIGEITLNIWQQQMLPLIKQLQKQ from the coding sequence ATGGGTAAATTTCTACCTTTAGTTGTCTTCGTTGTTTTGGCGTGGTTTTTATACAACGGTCTAGGGCGCGACACCCGAAAACTACCCTCCCCTTTAATTGGTAAGAGTTTTCCAAGTCTTGAAGTTGAGGATTTTCAAACAGGTGAAAAATTTCCATTACAAAGTCGCTTAAAAAACAAAGTATCAATGGTTAATATATGGGCATCTTGGTGTGTAACTTGTAGAGTTGAGCACAAAATGTTGAATAATATTGCGAAGTGGAGTGATGTGCAGATGGTGGGTGTTAACTACAAAGACACCAAGAAAGAGGGCGAGCGTTTTTTAGAAATACTCGGCAATCCTTTTGATTTTATCGTGTTTGATGATAAGGGAAAACTGGGCTTAGAGTTGGGTGTATATGCCACGCCTGAGACTTTTATTATTGATAAAAATGGCGTTATTCAGTTTAAACGAATTGGTGAAATTACTTTAAATATTTGGCAACAACAGATGTTGCCACTTATTAAGCAGTTACAAAAACAATAG